From one Mycolicibacterium sp. HK-90 genomic stretch:
- a CDS encoding ribonuclease J, translating into MTAELAPPKPLAPGGLRVTALGGISEIGRNMTVFEHLGRLLIVDCGVLFPGHDEPGVDLILPDLRHVEDRLEDVEALVVTHAHEDHIGAIPFLLKLRPDIPVVGSKFTIALIREKCREHRIKPVFVEVAERQSSQHGVFECEYFAVNHSIPGCLAVAIHTGAGTVLHTGDIKLDQQPLDGRPTDLPGMSRLGDAGVDLFLCDSTNSEHPGVSPSESEVGPTLHRLIRGAEGRVIVACFASNVDRVQQIVDAAVALGRRVSFVGRSMVRNMGIARELGYLKVADSDILDIGAAEMMPADKVVLITTGTQGEPMAALSRMSRGEHRSITLTAGDLIILSSSLIPGNEEAVYGVIDALAKIGARVVTNAQARVHVSGHAYAGELLFLYNGVRPRNVMPVHGTWRHMRANAALAASTGVPPENIVLAENGVSVDLVAGKASISGAVTVGKMFVDGLITGDVGDATLGERLILSSGFVAVTVVVHRETGKPAAPAHLHSRGFSEDPKALEPVARNVERELESLAADNITDPTRIAQAVRRTVGKWVGETYRRQPMIVPTVIEI; encoded by the coding sequence GTGACCGCCGAACTCGCACCCCCCAAGCCACTGGCCCCCGGCGGTCTGCGAGTCACCGCGCTGGGTGGAATCAGCGAAATCGGCCGCAACATGACGGTCTTCGAGCACCTGGGCCGCCTGCTGATCGTGGACTGCGGGGTGCTCTTCCCGGGACACGACGAACCCGGCGTCGACCTGATCCTGCCCGACCTGCGTCACGTCGAGGACCGGCTCGAGGACGTCGAGGCGCTCGTCGTCACCCATGCCCACGAAGACCACATCGGGGCCATCCCGTTCCTGCTCAAGCTGCGGCCCGATATCCCGGTGGTCGGCTCGAAGTTCACCATCGCGCTGATCCGGGAGAAGTGCCGCGAGCACCGCATCAAGCCGGTGTTCGTCGAGGTCGCCGAGCGGCAGAGCAGCCAGCACGGCGTGTTCGAGTGCGAGTACTTCGCGGTCAACCACTCGATCCCGGGCTGCCTGGCCGTCGCGATCCACACCGGCGCCGGCACCGTGCTGCACACCGGGGACATCAAGCTCGACCAGCAGCCGCTCGACGGCCGTCCGACCGATCTGCCGGGCATGTCGCGGCTCGGCGATGCCGGAGTGGACCTGTTCCTGTGTGACTCGACCAATTCCGAACACCCGGGCGTCAGCCCGTCCGAGAGTGAGGTCGGCCCGACCCTGCACCGGTTGATCCGCGGTGCCGAGGGCCGGGTGATCGTGGCCTGCTTCGCATCGAACGTCGACCGCGTGCAACAGATCGTCGACGCCGCGGTGGCGTTGGGGCGCCGGGTCTCGTTCGTCGGACGCTCGATGGTGCGCAACATGGGCATCGCCCGCGAGCTGGGCTACCTGAAGGTCGCGGACTCCGACATCCTCGACATCGGCGCGGCCGAGATGATGCCGGCCGACAAGGTCGTCCTGATCACCACCGGCACCCAGGGTGAGCCGATGGCCGCGCTGTCGCGGATGTCGCGCGGCGAGCACCGCAGTATTACGTTGACCGCGGGCGACCTCATCATCCTGTCCTCGTCGCTGATCCCAGGCAACGAGGAGGCGGTCTACGGCGTGATCGACGCACTGGCCAAGATCGGCGCCCGCGTGGTCACCAATGCCCAAGCGCGCGTGCATGTTTCCGGTCACGCCTACGCGGGGGAGCTGCTGTTCCTCTACAACGGGGTGCGTCCCCGCAACGTGATGCCGGTACACGGCACCTGGCGGCACATGCGTGCCAATGCGGCACTGGCCGCCAGCACCGGGGTGCCGCCGGAGAACATCGTGCTGGCCGAGAACGGCGTGAGCGTGGACCTGGTGGCCGGTAAGGCCTCGATCTCCGGTGCGGTGACCGTCGGCAAGATGTTCGTCGACGGATTGATCACCGGGGATGTCGGCGACGCGACGCTCGGCGAACGTCTCATCCTGTCGTCGGGTTTCGTGGCGGTGACGGTGGTCGTCCACCGCGAGACCGGAAAACCCGCCGCTCCGGCCCATCTGCATTCCCGCGGGTTCTCCGAGGATCCCAAGGCACTGGAGCCCGTGGCCCGCAATGTGGAGCGGGAGCTGGAAAGCCTTGCCGCCGACAACATCACGGACCCGACCCGGATCGCTCAAGCCGTCCGGCGGACCGTCGGCAAATGGGTGGGTGAGACCTACCGGCGCCAGCCGATGATCGTTCCGACCGTCATCGAGATCTAG
- a CDS encoding metalloregulator ArsR/SmtB family transcription factor gives MIAAIGKRRVDVLSTLKASAAPMTIAQIAARLEVHINTVRFHLEHLEESGQVERVEPHHRGPGRPPQLYRAIRRMDPAGPSHYRMLAEILANGLAADDDPAAKAREMGRTWGRTMAPGSTDSPVQALVQMLDDIGFAPEPPVSGQLRLRHCPFLELAQTHAAVVCPIHLGLMQGALESWQGTGQSQLTVGRLEAFVEPDLCLAHLENGVTR, from the coding sequence ATGATCGCCGCGATCGGGAAGCGCCGAGTCGACGTGCTGAGCACGCTGAAGGCCTCCGCAGCGCCCATGACCATCGCGCAGATCGCCGCCAGGCTCGAAGTTCACATCAACACCGTGCGGTTTCACCTCGAGCACCTGGAGGAAAGCGGGCAGGTCGAACGTGTCGAACCTCACCACCGCGGCCCCGGCCGGCCCCCTCAGCTGTATCGGGCGATACGCCGGATGGACCCGGCCGGACCGAGCCACTACCGGATGCTGGCCGAGATCCTCGCCAATGGACTGGCCGCCGACGACGATCCCGCGGCCAAAGCCCGAGAGATGGGACGCACCTGGGGCCGCACGATGGCGCCGGGGTCGACGGACTCCCCCGTACAGGCCCTGGTGCAGATGCTGGACGACATCGGGTTCGCGCCGGAACCGCCGGTGAGCGGCCAACTCCGGTTGCGCCACTGCCCCTTCCTCGAACTCGCCCAGACCCACGCCGCGGTCGTGTGCCCGATCCACCTCGGGTTGATGCAGGGCGCGTTGGAAAGCTGGCAAGGGACCGGACAGTCGCAGCTGACCGTCGGCCGGCTGGAGGCATTCGTCGAACCGGACCTGTGCCTGGCTCACCTCGAGAACGGAGTTACCCGATGA
- a CDS encoding group III truncated hemoglobin: MAEDLMDRDDVELLLWRFYGKALADPVLAEPFAELRAKGLHSHLPVMCDFWETVLFRAGLYQRSALVAHRELHARHPLSARHFVRWLTLWTETVDELYQGPHAERAKLQAGRIAKAMHRRLAGADAAELDALVAC; this comes from the coding sequence ATGGCCGAAGACCTGATGGACCGTGACGACGTGGAGCTGCTGTTGTGGCGGTTCTACGGCAAGGCACTTGCCGATCCGGTGCTTGCCGAACCCTTCGCCGAACTGAGGGCCAAGGGCCTGCACTCCCACCTTCCCGTCATGTGTGATTTCTGGGAGACCGTGTTGTTCCGGGCCGGGCTCTATCAGCGCAGCGCGTTGGTCGCGCACCGGGAACTGCATGCCCGCCATCCGTTGTCGGCCCGGCACTTCGTGCGGTGGCTGACCTTGTGGACCGAAACCGTCGACGAGTTGTACCAGGGGCCGCACGCCGAGCGGGCCAAGCTCCAGGCCGGTCGTATCGCCAAGGCCATGCACCGTCGACTGGCCGGTGCCGATGCCGCCGAGCTCGACGCCTTGGTTGCCTGCTAA
- a CDS encoding SAM-dependent methyltransferase: MSDPAAATAFGPMVLAAVEQYEPERRRLVDDDLAAPFLPGGLRAFTRTMRWPFARRLLIGATERSGPGLWANLTCRKRYIDEKLEAALADIDTVVVLGAGLDTKAYRLARRSPIPVFEVDLPINVERKRTVVRDALGTPPASVHLVPMDFERDDLAAELAGHGYRSADRTFFIWEGVTQYLSADGVRATFEFLRSAAPGSRLAFTYVRRDFIDGTNRYGAESLYRRFRIRSQLWQFGLDPDHVASFIDPFGWQLIEQAGPDYLAEHYLAPTGRALTASQVEWSAYAEKR; encoded by the coding sequence ATGAGCGATCCCGCCGCCGCAACCGCATTCGGCCCGATGGTGCTGGCCGCCGTCGAGCAGTACGAGCCGGAGCGGCGGCGGCTGGTCGACGACGACCTGGCGGCACCGTTCCTCCCCGGGGGGTTGCGCGCCTTCACCCGGACCATGCGCTGGCCCTTCGCCCGCCGACTGTTGATCGGCGCGACCGAACGGTCCGGCCCCGGACTGTGGGCGAATCTGACCTGTCGCAAGCGCTACATCGACGAAAAGCTCGAAGCCGCACTGGCGGACATCGACACCGTGGTGGTTCTCGGAGCGGGCCTGGACACCAAGGCCTACCGGCTGGCCCGACGCAGCCCGATCCCGGTATTCGAAGTCGACCTGCCGATCAACGTCGAACGCAAGCGGACCGTGGTGCGCGACGCTCTGGGCACCCCACCGGCCTCGGTTCATCTGGTTCCCATGGACTTCGAACGCGACGATCTGGCCGCCGAACTCGCCGGGCACGGATACCGCAGCGCGGACCGCACCTTCTTCATCTGGGAAGGCGTGACGCAGTATCTGAGCGCCGACGGCGTCCGCGCGACGTTTGAGTTCCTCCGCTCGGCGGCACCGGGCAGCCGGTTGGCGTTCACGTACGTCCGCCGCGATTTCATCGACGGCACCAACCGATATGGGGCCGAATCTCTGTATCGCCGGTTCCGGATTCGCAGTCAGTTATGGCAGTTCGGCCTGGACCCGGACCACGTGGCGTCGTTCATCGACCCCTTCGGCTGGCAGCTGATCGAGCAGGCCGGGCCCGATTACCTCGCCGAGCACTACCTCGCGCCGACCGGGCGCGCGCTGACGGCCTCGCAGGTCGAGTGGAGCGCGTACGCCGAAAAGCGTTAG
- a CDS encoding mycofactocin-coupled SDR family oxidoreductase: MSADAPLAGKVAFITGAARGQGRAEAVRLAADGADIIAIDLCDQIASVAYPLATPDDLAATVKLVEETGARIVAHRADVRDENALRAALQDGVDRLGRLDIVVANAGIAPMQSGPDGWRDVIDVNLTGVHHTVEVAMPIMVDQGEGGSIVLISSAAGLIGVGGGDRGSLGYTAAKHGVVGLMRAYANFLAPHSIRVNSIHPTGVDTPMINNEFTRSWLKHVAEELNAPTDFGNALPVQVVQVEDVANAVAWLVSDQARYVTGVTLPVDAGIVNKR; this comes from the coding sequence ATGAGTGCGGACGCTCCCCTGGCCGGCAAGGTCGCCTTCATCACCGGCGCCGCGCGCGGCCAGGGCCGGGCCGAGGCCGTTCGGCTGGCCGCCGACGGGGCCGACATCATCGCGATCGACCTGTGCGATCAGATCGCCTCGGTGGCGTACCCCTTGGCCACCCCGGACGACCTGGCCGCCACGGTCAAGCTCGTCGAGGAGACCGGCGCCCGCATCGTCGCCCACCGGGCCGACGTCCGCGACGAGAACGCCTTGCGGGCAGCCCTGCAGGACGGGGTGGACCGGCTCGGCCGGCTCGACATCGTCGTGGCCAATGCCGGGATCGCGCCGATGCAATCGGGCCCGGACGGCTGGCGTGACGTCATCGACGTGAACCTGACCGGGGTTCACCACACCGTCGAGGTGGCGATGCCGATCATGGTCGACCAGGGTGAGGGCGGATCCATCGTGCTGATCAGCTCGGCGGCCGGCCTGATCGGTGTCGGTGGCGGCGACCGCGGTTCGCTCGGCTACACCGCCGCCAAACACGGTGTGGTGGGGCTGATGCGGGCCTACGCCAATTTTCTTGCCCCGCACAGCATCCGAGTGAACTCCATCCACCCCACCGGGGTCGATACGCCGATGATCAACAACGAGTTCACCCGGTCCTGGCTCAAGCACGTCGCCGAGGAGCTCAACGCACCCACCGATTTCGGCAACGCACTACCGGTGCAGGTCGTGCAGGTCGAGGATGTCGCCAACGCCGTGGCCTGGCTGGTGTCGGATCAGGCGCGCTACGTCACCGGGGTGACACTTCCGGTGGATGCGGGCATCGTCAACAAACGATGA
- a CDS encoding putative quinol monooxygenase: MPVVVVATMKAKPESVDAVREACTKAVAAVHEEPGCQLYSLHEADGTFVFVEQWADADALKAHSTAPAIGVLFGTIGELLDGAPDIKMLQPVVAGDPAKGQLRS; this comes from the coding sequence ATGCCTGTTGTCGTCGTCGCCACCATGAAGGCCAAGCCCGAGTCCGTCGACGCCGTCCGTGAGGCCTGCACGAAGGCCGTCGCAGCGGTGCACGAGGAGCCGGGCTGCCAGCTGTACTCCCTCCACGAGGCCGACGGCACCTTCGTGTTCGTCGAGCAGTGGGCCGACGCCGACGCCCTCAAGGCACACAGCACCGCTCCCGCGATCGGCGTCCTGTTCGGCACCATCGGCGAACTGCTCGACGGCGCCCCCGACATCAAGATGCTGCAGCCCGTAGTGGCCGGCGATCCGGCCAAGGGACAGCTGCGTAGCTGA
- a CDS encoding DNA translocase FtsK → MANKTAGRSGARSSRSNASSRGGSRGKAPARPARQARSAAPRRKPARRPQASPVAVAGQKLGQGARAGWLMLAKGAGSTARSVGRAREIEPGHRRDGLALALLGIAVIVAASSWFHAAGPVGQWIDTALRTLIGGPVVLVPVVLGAVAVMLMRTEPDPESRPRLILGSAMIALPMLGLWHLWSGSPQDPVARQHAAGFIGFAIGGPLSDGLTQWIAAPLLFMGVLFGLLLVTGTTIREVPSTLRTMFTTRAFRDDYDEYDDYDGEYADDYDGPESDDFSDGYYDDDTARGDAQTWPTAAIEAPKAPTGTPMDNYPLPDDVDAPTIPEPAVKPRRKKAESKPKVDDTLVMDRVVEGPYTLPPLDLLIAGDPPKLRTAANDQMTDAITSVLEQFKVDAAVTGCTRGPTVTRYEVELGPGVKVEKITALHRNIAYAVATESVRMLAPIPGKSAVGIEVPNTDREMVRLSDVLTAPSTRRDHHPLVIGLGKDIEGDFVSANLAKMPHLLVAGSTGSGKSSFVNSMLVSLLARATPEEVRMILIDPKMVELTPYEGIPHLITPIITEPKKAAAALAWLVEEMEQRYQDMKASRVRHIDVFNEKVRSGEISTPLGSERVYKPYPYILAIVDELADLMMTAPRDVEDAIVRITQKARAAGIHLVLATQRPSVDVVTGLIKTNVPSRLAFATSSLTDSRVILDQPGAEKLIGMGDGLFLPMGANKPLRMQGAFITDEEIHAVVEATKSQAEPEFVEGVTAAKAGERKDVDPDIGDDMDVFLQAVELVVSSQFGSTSMLQRKLRVGFAKAGRLMDLMETRGIVGPSEGSKAREVLVKPDELAGTLMLIRGGSDANGADADDDPDEF, encoded by the coding sequence ATGGCTAACAAGACCGCCGGCCGATCCGGAGCGCGTTCGAGCAGGTCAAACGCCAGCTCACGCGGCGGTTCGCGGGGTAAGGCGCCGGCCCGCCCGGCGCGCCAGGCGCGCTCGGCCGCGCCACGCCGCAAGCCCGCCCGACGGCCGCAGGCGTCACCGGTTGCCGTCGCCGGTCAGAAACTGGGTCAAGGCGCCCGCGCCGGCTGGCTGATGCTGGCCAAGGGGGCCGGATCGACCGCTCGCTCGGTGGGCCGCGCCCGCGAGATCGAACCCGGCCACCGCCGGGACGGTCTGGCGCTCGCGCTGCTGGGTATCGCCGTCATCGTGGCCGCCAGCTCCTGGTTCCACGCGGCCGGCCCGGTGGGGCAGTGGATCGACACCGCGCTGCGTACCTTGATCGGCGGTCCGGTGGTGCTGGTGCCCGTCGTCCTCGGGGCTGTCGCCGTCATGCTGATGCGCACCGAACCCGACCCGGAATCGCGCCCCCGGCTGATCCTGGGGTCGGCCATGATCGCGTTGCCGATGCTCGGCCTGTGGCACCTGTGGTCGGGCTCGCCGCAGGATCCCGTCGCACGCCAACACGCGGCCGGTTTCATCGGGTTCGCCATCGGTGGGCCGCTGTCGGACGGCCTGACCCAGTGGATCGCCGCGCCGTTGCTGTTCATGGGTGTGTTGTTCGGACTGCTGCTCGTCACCGGGACCACGATCCGCGAGGTGCCGTCGACGCTGCGGACCATGTTCACCACGCGCGCGTTCCGGGACGACTACGACGAGTACGACGATTACGACGGCGAGTACGCCGACGACTACGACGGGCCCGAATCCGACGATTTCTCTGACGGCTACTACGACGACGACACCGCGCGCGGTGACGCCCAAACGTGGCCGACGGCCGCGATCGAGGCCCCCAAGGCGCCGACCGGCACGCCGATGGACAACTACCCGTTGCCCGACGACGTCGATGCACCGACCATCCCCGAGCCCGCGGTCAAACCACGCCGTAAGAAGGCCGAGAGCAAGCCCAAGGTGGACGACACCCTGGTGATGGACCGGGTCGTGGAGGGGCCCTACACGCTGCCGCCTCTCGATCTGCTGATCGCCGGCGATCCGCCGAAACTGCGCACCGCCGCCAACGATCAGATGACCGACGCCATCACCTCGGTGCTGGAACAGTTCAAGGTCGATGCGGCAGTCACCGGCTGCACCCGCGGTCCGACCGTGACCCGCTACGAGGTCGAGCTCGGCCCCGGCGTCAAGGTCGAGAAAATCACTGCGCTGCACCGCAACATCGCCTATGCGGTGGCCACCGAGAGCGTCCGGATGCTCGCGCCGATCCCCGGCAAATCCGCCGTCGGCATCGAGGTGCCCAACACCGACCGCGAGATGGTGCGGCTGTCCGATGTGCTCACCGCACCCTCGACCCGCCGCGACCACCACCCGTTGGTGATCGGCCTCGGCAAGGACATCGAGGGTGACTTCGTCTCGGCCAACCTGGCCAAGATGCCCCACCTGCTGGTGGCCGGTTCGACCGGTTCCGGTAAGTCCAGCTTCGTCAACTCGATGCTGGTCTCGCTGCTGGCGCGGGCCACCCCGGAAGAGGTCAGGATGATCCTGATCGATCCGAAGATGGTGGAACTCACGCCGTACGAAGGCATTCCGCACCTCATCACGCCGATCATCACCGAACCCAAGAAGGCCGCGGCCGCGCTGGCCTGGCTGGTCGAGGAGATGGAGCAGCGCTACCAGGACATGAAGGCCTCCCGGGTCCGCCACATCGACGTGTTCAACGAGAAGGTGCGATCCGGTGAGATCAGCACACCCCTGGGCAGTGAGCGGGTCTACAAGCCCTATCCGTACATCCTGGCCATCGTCGACGAGCTCGCCGACCTGATGATGACCGCGCCGCGTGACGTCGAGGACGCCATCGTGCGCATCACGCAGAAGGCCCGCGCGGCCGGTATCCACCTGGTGCTGGCCACCCAGCGGCCCTCGGTGGACGTCGTCACCGGTCTGATCAAGACCAACGTGCCGTCGCGGCTCGCATTCGCGACCTCGTCGCTGACCGACTCGCGCGTCATCCTGGACCAGCCCGGCGCCGAGAAGCTGATCGGTATGGGCGACGGACTGTTCCTGCCGATGGGGGCCAACAAGCCGCTGCGTATGCAGGGCGCGTTCATCACCGACGAGGAGATCCACGCGGTCGTCGAGGCCACCAAGTCTCAGGCCGAACCGGAGTTCGTCGAGGGCGTCACCGCCGCCAAGGCGGGCGAGCGCAAGGACGTCGATCCGGACATCGGCGACGACATGGACGTCTTCCTGCAAGCTGTGGAGCTCGTGGTGTCCTCGCAATTCGGCTCCACCTCGATGCTGCAGCGCAAGCTGCGGGTCGGGTTCGCCAAGGCGGGCCGGCTCATGGACCTGATGGAGACCCGCGGCATCGTCGGCCCGTCGGAAGGCTCGAAGGCACGTGAGGTGCTCGTCAAGCCCGACGAGTTGGCCGGCACGCTGATGTTGATCCGTGGTGGGTCCGACGCCAACGGTGCCGACGCCGACGACGATCCCGACGAGTTCTGA
- a CDS encoding amino-acid N-acetyltransferase translates to MRRARTSDVPAIKRLVDVYAGKILLEKNLVTLYEAVQEFWVAELDGELVGCGALHVLWADLGEVRTVAVHPKVRGTGVGHVLVEQLLDVARELHLSRIFVLTFEVEFFGKHGFEEIDGTPVTAEVYEEMCRSYDTGVAEFLDLSYVKPNTLGNTRMLLAL, encoded by the coding sequence GTGCGCCGGGCCCGCACGTCCGACGTCCCGGCGATCAAGAGGCTGGTCGACGTCTACGCGGGCAAGATCCTGCTGGAGAAGAACCTGGTGACGTTGTACGAGGCGGTCCAGGAATTCTGGGTTGCCGAACTCGACGGCGAACTCGTCGGGTGCGGCGCCCTGCACGTGCTGTGGGCCGACCTCGGCGAGGTACGAACCGTGGCCGTGCACCCGAAGGTTCGCGGCACCGGCGTCGGCCATGTGCTGGTGGAGCAGTTGCTGGACGTCGCTCGCGAGTTGCACCTGAGCCGGATCTTCGTGCTGACATTCGAGGTCGAATTCTTCGGCAAGCACGGGTTCGAGGAGATCGACGGCACCCCGGTGACGGCCGAGGTGTACGAGGAGATGTGCCGCTCGTACGACACCGGCGTGGCGGAGTTCCTCGACCTGTCCTACGTCAAGCCCAACACCTTGGGTAACACCCGGATGTTGTTGGCGCTGTGA
- the pgsA gene encoding CDP-diacylglycerol--glycerol-3-phosphate 3-phosphatidyltransferase yields the protein MPGQPSTDPVVPRARVANLANVLTGVRMVLVPVFLVFLFVGDGHETGWRIAAFAVFAIAVITDHFDGALARSYGMITEFGTLADPIADKALIGAALIGLSMLGDLPWWITAVVLIREVGITVLRFAVLRHGVIPASRGGKLKTLVQAVAIGLFVLPLHAWPDIWLTVAWVIMWAAVVLTVLTGADYVISAIRDSRGRSAAH from the coding sequence GTGCCGGGCCAACCTTCGACCGATCCGGTGGTCCCGCGTGCGCGCGTGGCCAACCTCGCCAACGTGCTCACCGGTGTCCGGATGGTGCTCGTTCCGGTCTTCCTTGTATTTCTTTTCGTCGGCGACGGCCATGAAACCGGCTGGCGGATCGCTGCTTTCGCGGTGTTCGCGATCGCGGTGATCACCGACCACTTCGACGGGGCGCTGGCCCGCAGCTACGGCATGATCACCGAGTTCGGCACCCTGGCCGATCCGATCGCCGACAAGGCGCTGATCGGGGCGGCGCTGATCGGCCTGTCGATGCTCGGTGACCTGCCGTGGTGGATCACCGCCGTCGTGCTCATCCGCGAGGTCGGTATCACGGTGTTGCGCTTCGCGGTGCTGCGCCATGGGGTGATCCCGGCCAGCCGCGGCGGCAAACTCAAGACGCTGGTCCAGGCGGTGGCCATCGGCCTGTTCGTGCTGCCACTGCATGCCTGGCCCGACATCTGGCTCACCGTGGCCTGGGTGATCATGTGGGCGGCGGTGGTGCTGACCGTGCTCACCGGTGCCGATTACGTCATTTCCGCGATCAGGGATTCGCGTGGACGATCCGCTGCTCACTGA
- a CDS encoding CinA family protein, with translation MDDPLLTDDARALVADLTVRAQSVATAESLTGGLLAATLAGVPGASSVLQGGLITYTEDTKIWLAGVAPQVLDAVGPVAAPTARALAVGARQRCAATWGVGLTGVAGPEAHGGHPVGTVFIGLAGPVDTEVVELSLSGSRWDIRRGAVEEAIARLRYLVEHQ, from the coding sequence GTGGACGATCCGCTGCTCACTGACGACGCAAGGGCGCTGGTCGCCGATCTGACCGTGCGCGCCCAGAGCGTGGCCACCGCCGAGTCGCTGACCGGAGGGCTCTTGGCGGCCACCCTGGCCGGGGTCCCCGGCGCCAGCTCCGTGCTGCAGGGTGGCCTGATCACCTACACCGAGGACACCAAGATCTGGCTGGCGGGCGTGGCTCCGCAGGTGCTCGACGCGGTCGGCCCGGTGGCGGCGCCCACCGCGCGGGCGTTGGCCGTCGGCGCTCGTCAGCGTTGCGCAGCTACCTGGGGCGTGGGCCTGACGGGCGTGGCCGGCCCGGAAGCGCACGGGGGACACCCGGTGGGAACCGTGTTCATCGGCCTGGCCGGCCCGGTCGACACCGAGGTCGTCGAGCTTTCGCTGTCCGGTTCGCGCTGGGATATCCGCCGCGGCGCCGTCGAGGAGGCGATCGCCCGATTGCGGTACCTGGTCGAGCATCAGTGA
- the clgR gene encoding transcriptional regulator ClgR, producing the protein MTALLREVIGDVLRNARTEQGRTLREVSDAARVSLGYLSEVERGRKEASSELLSAICDALDVPLSRVLTDAGENMAEREHATASALADVAATVAHIDAATKVVIPQVVSMAVA; encoded by the coding sequence ATGACGGCATTGCTGCGCGAGGTGATTGGCGACGTGCTGCGTAACGCCCGCACCGAGCAGGGACGCACACTGCGCGAGGTTTCCGATGCGGCGCGGGTCAGTCTCGGATACCTGTCCGAGGTGGAGCGGGGGCGCAAAGAGGCCTCCAGCGAATTGCTGAGCGCCATTTGTGACGCCCTGGATGTCCCGCTGTCGCGGGTGCTGACCGACGCGGGCGAGAACATGGCCGAGCGTGAACACGCCACCGCATCGGCCCTTGCCGACGTGGCTGCCACCGTCGCCCACATCGACGCGGCGACCAAGGTGGTCATCCCGCAGGTCGTGTCGATGGCCGTCGCGTGA
- the pspA gene encoding phage shock protein PspA produces MANPFVKAWKYLMALFSSKVDEYADPKVQIQQAIEDAQRQHQALTQQAAQVIGNQRQLEMRLNRQLADIEKLQVNVRQALTLADQATAAGDAAKATEYNNAAEAFAAQLVTAEQSVEDLKGLHDQALQAAAQAKKAVEQNAMMLQQKIAERTKLLSQLEQAKMQEQVSASLRSMSEVAAPGNTPSLDEVRDKIERRYANAIGQAELAQNSVQGRMMEVQQASVQMAGHSRLEQIRASMRGDALPSGDAAPATPATPAANQAPANPEKPLGQ; encoded by the coding sequence ATGGCCAATCCGTTCGTCAAGGCGTGGAAGTACCTGATGGCGCTGTTCAGCTCCAAGGTCGACGAATACGCCGATCCGAAGGTGCAGATCCAGCAGGCCATCGAGGACGCGCAGCGCCAGCACCAGGCCCTCACCCAGCAGGCCGCCCAGGTCATCGGCAACCAGCGTCAGCTCGAGATGCGGCTGAACCGCCAGCTCGCCGACATCGAGAAACTGCAGGTCAACGTCCGTCAGGCGTTGACGCTGGCAGATCAGGCCACCGCGGCCGGTGACGCCGCCAAGGCCACCGAATACAACAACGCCGCCGAGGCGTTCGCCGCCCAGCTCGTCACCGCCGAGCAGAGTGTCGAGGACCTCAAGGGGCTGCACGATCAGGCCCTGCAGGCCGCCGCGCAGGCCAAGAAGGCCGTCGAGCAGAACGCGATGATGCTGCAGCAGAAGATCGCCGAGCGCACGAAGCTGCTGTCGCAGCTGGAGCAGGCCAAGATGCAAGAGCAGGTCAGCGCCTCACTCCGGTCGATGAGCGAGGTCGCCGCGCCGGGCAACACCCCCAGCCTCGACGAGGTTCGCGACAAGATCGAGCGTCGCTACGCCAACGCCATCGGCCAGGCCGAGCTCGCACAGAACTCGGTGCAGGGCCGCATGATGGAGGTGCAGCAGGCCAGCGTGCAGATGGCCGGCCACTCGCGACTGGAGCAGATCCGGGCATCGATGCGCGGAGATGCCCTGCCCAGTGGCGACGCGGCCCCCGCGACCCCGGCCACCCCCGCCGCCAACCAGGCCCCGGCCAACCCCGAAAAACCCCTCGGCCAATAG
- a CDS encoding limonene-1,2-epoxide hydrolase: MPDQSTTATQTPTATVETFLNALQEQDFDTAENSLAQNLVYQNVGLPTIYGRNRAIKLFRSMQGKAGFEVKIHRIAADGAAVLTERTDALIFGPLRLQFWVCGVFEVHEGRITLWRDYFDFLDMFKATLRGLAGVVVPSLRTSM, translated from the coding sequence ATGCCTGACCAATCCACCACCGCAACGCAGACCCCGACCGCCACGGTCGAGACGTTCCTCAACGCGCTGCAGGAGCAGGACTTCGACACCGCCGAGAACTCGCTGGCGCAGAACCTCGTCTACCAGAATGTCGGCCTGCCGACGATCTACGGGCGCAACCGTGCGATCAAGCTGTTCCGGTCGATGCAGGGCAAGGCCGGCTTCGAGGTGAAGATCCACCGGATCGCCGCCGACGGCGCCGCCGTGCTGACCGAACGCACCGATGCCCTGATTTTCGGGCCGCTGCGGCTGCAGTTCTGGGTGTGCGGGGTGTTCGAGGTGCACGAAGGCCGAATCACGCTCTGGCGCGATTACTTCGACTTCCTCGACATGTTCAAGGCGACCCTGCGCGGCCTGGCCGGCGTGGTGGTGCCGTCACTGCGCACCTCGATGTAG